Part of the Streptomyces europaeiscabiei genome is shown below.
CCGCCGGGAGCGACGGGAGCCGGGCCCGTCGGCTGCTGCGGGCCCTGATCGGTCCGGGGCCGTGGCGGGCGGTTCGCCGACGTGTCCGGGCGCCCGGCGCAGGGGCGCGGTGCCGGCCTCGGGTGCGGTGGCGACGTCGGCGCGGGGGGCCGTGCGCGGACCGTGCGGGCCGCGCTCCTCGCCGTGGGGGCGCGGCGGACGGGCGCCCGTCGGCGGGTGGGGCCCCGCCGACGGGCGGGGCGCGGTGGCGTGGGGGTGGGGGGCGGGCCGGTCGTCCGACAAGGGGGGCCTCCGGGAGGGGAGCGGTGTGCCGACGCCGGGATTGTGCGGGGCCGCGGGTGCGTGACGGCAGTGCCACCTGACACAGCAGTGGCCTCTCATCACACTTTCCGATGCCACTTGAAAACCCGCATGCGGGTTTGTTTTTCTGGGGTCGGGCTCCGCGGGGGCCCGCGTTGAAGCAGGGGCTCACCCACCACGGAGAAGCCACATGATCAAGCTTGACGACATCCGCCGGCACGCGGCCGTCCGCCCGGACGCCGACGCCGTCGTGGACGGAGCGACGCGCCTGTCCTGGGCGCGGTTCGCCGACGCGGTGGACCGGTTCGCCGCGGGTCTGGTGACCGCACTGCCCGACGTCCGCCCGGTCCGCGCGGCCTTCCTCGCCGGCCCGCGCTGGGAGCTCACGGTCGCCATGGCGGCCTGCGCCACGCTCGGCATCCCCTGCACGGGGCTGGACCCGCAGCAGGAGCCGGACCGGCTCCTGGCAGAACTCGAACTGCTCGGCCCCTGCGCGGTGTTCGTCGCCCCCGAGTACCAGCCGCAGCTGGAGCGCTGCGCGTGGCCGGGCGCGGACAGGGCGCTGCGGGTCGTCCTGGACGGCGAGAGCGGCCTCCTGGCCGACCATGCGGCCCAGGCGCCGCGAACGCGGTCCGCCTTCCCGGTGCTGCTGGGAAGCGAACCGCTGCAGCAGCTTCCCGCCCCCCTGCACCGCGAGTGGCTCACCGTCGTGCCCGGCGGGCCCCGGCCGCGCGTCGCGGTGCGCGCCGCCGCGGCCGAGGCCCGCGCGCTGATCGACCTGGTCGAGGAGTTCGGGTTCGACGCGCACGACATCCATCTCGTGGCCGCGCCGCCGTGGCAGCCGCTGGCCCTGCAGCTGACGCGGACGCTGCTCGCGGTCGGCGCCACCGTGGTGCTGGGGGCCATGCGGGATCCCGCGGCCCTGGCCGCGCAGCTCACCTGCGAAGGCGTCACCACCGCGGTGCTGGACCCCGGGGTGCTCCTCGCGCTGCTCGCCCACCCGGCCTCCGACGCCCCGGCGCACCCCCCGCGGCTGCGCTGCGTGGTGACGCCCGGCACCCACCTGGGGCGCTGGACGCTCGACGCGGCCTGGGAGCGGCTCGGCCCGGTGCTGCACCTGGTCCACAGCACACCCGAGTCCGGCCTCGTCACGATCCTCACTCCGGAGGAGTCGCAGGTCACCCGGGCGCGCAGCGGCCGGGCGGGGCTCGGCACCACCGTCGTGGTGCTCGACGACACAGGCACCGTGCTGCCCGCCGGCCGACCGGGCCGTATCGCCGTGCACGGCCACCAGGTGATGGACGGTTACCTCGACGGCGAGGACGCCTTCGTCACCCTCGACACCGGCGGAGGGCAGCAGCGCTTCCTCGTGACCGACGACCTCGGCCTCCTCGACGAGCAGGGCCGGCTCGTCCTGACCGGCCGCGGTTCGGGCGTGACGGCGGTGGCCCGCGACGGCGCCATGGACGCCGCGCTGTTCCGTCTGGAGTCGGACCTGCTGAACCTGCCCTGTCTGCGCGACACCGCCGTGGTGCGGGTCGATCTGCCCGCGCTGGGGGGCGAGGCCCTCGTCGTACCGTTCATCGCCGTCGCCGTCGGACGCGAGGTCACCGGCCATACGGCCCTGAGGACGGCCTGTGCCCGCCGGGTGCCGTCGATCCCGGCCCATGTGATCGCCGTCGACGCCATCCCCTACAGCCCGACCGGCCGGATCAGGACCGCCGAGCTGCTGGAGGCGGTGGTCCCCATCATCACCCTCAACCTCCAGCTGGAGCAGACCGTGCACCAGGAGATCTCCGCATGACCGCCACCCCGCACCTGCCCGACCTGTTCGAGGACGCCCAGGAGATGGATCCGGAGAGGGGGTTCTTCGCCCTGGAAGGGGAGCTGCTCGAACTGTCCTGCGTACGGGAGTGCGCCGTGGTCCTCACCGATCTGCCCGAACTGGGCAGTGCGGTCGTCGCGGCGTTCGTACCGCCGACGCCCCGCCAGGAGATCTCCGGACGCCGGGCCGTGCTCGCCGCCTGCCAGCGCAATCTGCCGGAGCTGTACGCGCATGCCGTGGCCGTGGACGAGGTGCCGCGCACCGCCCAGGGCGCCGTGCGCGGGAGTGAACTCCTGGACCGGGTGCTGCCCCAGATCGCCCGGGACCTGATGTCGCCGGCCGCCATGTCCGACTGACGTGCCCGGATCCGCCCGACGACGCACCCCAAAAAAAACGGGTTGGTTGGTATATTATTTGGGCGGCAACACGCCGTGCGTGTGTGAGAAAAAGGGGGCTGGTCCATGCAGTTGCAGCAGCTGCGCGCGTTCCGTGAGGTGGCGACCGAGTTGAGCATCACGCGGGCCGCCAGGAACCTCCACTACGCGCAGTCGACCGTGACCACACAGATCAAGAACCTCGAAGAAGCCGTGGGAGCCGAGCTGTTCGACCGCAGCAGGCGCCAGCTCTCCCTCACGGACGCAGGGTTACGGCTGCTGCCGCACGCCGAGCGCATCATCGACATAGCGGCGGCGGCCCGGCGCGAGATCGCCATGGTCACACGGCACGGCCACGGCCCGCGCCGTACCGCCGGCCCGCCCGCACTGCTGTGATCCGCGCGGGCAGGGGCACTGCCCGCCCCGCTGCCTGCACCGGCTCACCCGCCGCGGCCGGTCCCTTGTCAGGGGCCGGCCGTCTTCGTGCCGTTGCCGGGGCCGCCGGCACGGGTGAGGCACGCTCCCCGGCACCGCCGGGGCACAGGAGCGGGACGTCCCTCTCACCGGCGCGCGCGAGCGCGCACGTCCCGGCGTGATTCGGCAAGTCCCGGTGCGCGGCACGGCAAATGGACCGCCCGGTGCGTTCCTACAGTCGCTGTGCGTCGGACCGGCGCCGGGCACGTCCCGGCGTTCCGTGTTCGTCTCCCGCCACCGCAAGCGAGCCCTCCGCCAACCGATAGGTGACAGACACATGCCCTCTGGAATCTCGATCGGCGTCGTCGGCGGCGGTGCGGCCGCCGTCTGCCTGATCGACAACCTGGCCCGGAGCGAGGGCGACCCCGGCAGCCTCACCGTGTTCGAACCCTCGCCCCATCTGTGGCGCGGCCGCGCCTACCAGATCGACACCGAGATCCTGCGCGTGAACGCGACCCCCGACGACATGTCCGTACGGGCGGGCGACCCCGGGCACTTCGAGCGCTGGCTGCAGGCCCACGACCGCGTCACCGGCGTGGTCCGGGGCACCGACCGGCTGTCGGGAGCCCGCTTCGCGCCGCGCGCCGTCTACGGCGACTACCTGGAGGAGACCGCGTACGCGGCCCTGGGCCGGCTGCGGGGCAGGGGCTGGCGCGTCGACATCGTCGGCGAGGCCGTGAAGGCCGCCGGCCGAAGGCCCGGCCAGGTGCTCCTGGGCACCGGTCCGGGGCGGACGCGGGCCTTCGACTACGCGGTGCTGTGCGTCGGCGGCGACAGCCCCAAGGACGTCTACGGACTCACCGGCACGCCCGGCTTCATCGCAGAGCCCTACCCGCTCTCCGGCACGCTGGCGGAGCTCGGTGAGAACGACCACGTGGCCGTCATCGGCAGCGGCCTGACCGCCGTCGACATCGTCCTGTCGCTGGCCGCCCGGGGCCACCGGGGCCCCATCAGCCTGATGTCGCGGCGCGGCGTGCTGCCGGGCGTACGGCAGCGGCCCACCCCCCTCGAACTGCGCCACCTGACGCCGGTGCGGGTGAGGACCGCCGCCCGGGAACGGTCCCGGCTGACCATCGAGGACGTGGCCGCCGTACTGCGGGCGGAGTTCAGGGACGCCGGCGCGGATCTCGACGGCGTCATCGAGGAGATCATCCGCGTCGACCTGGAGGACCCGGTCGACCGGCTGCGCCGCCAGCTCGACGAGGTCGACTCGCCGCAGGTGGGCATGCGCATCCTGCAGCGCGCCGTGCCGGAGACCGGACCCGACGTATGGCCCCTGCTGCGCGAGGAGGACAAGGTCCGGGTCCTGCGCGCCCACTACCGCACCCTCATGAGCCTGTGCTGCCCCATGCCGCCCTCCAGCGCCACCGTCCTGCTCGGCCTGGTGGAGGCGGGCCGGCTGGAGATGTTCTCGGGCCTGCTCGACATCACCGCGGCCGACGGGAGCGGCTTCGACGTCCTGGCCGCCGACGGCACCGCCTTCCGCGCCGACAAGGTGATCAGCGCCGTCAACGCCTCCGAGGGGCGCATCCCCTGCGGTGCGCTGCCCCTGGTGACCTCACTGGTCAAGGCCCGCGCGGTCAGCCGCCACCCGCACGGCGGACTGCAGCTGGCCCGCGCCACCAGCCGGCTCACCAGCAACGGGCGGCCCGACCCGCGGCTGTACGGGCTCGGCAACATCGCCGCCGGAGCCCTGTTCTTCACCTTCGGCATCCCCTCCCTGGTCGACCGCAGCCAGGACATCGTCACCGCGATCCTCCAGCACTCGGCCACCGTCGACGCCGCCCGCAGCGAGGCCGAACCGGTCGCCGCCTGACGACGCGCCGGCACACCGCCCGCACCCAGCCACCCAGGAAGGACCGCCCGCGCAATGAGCCCGACCGCGACCGATCCTCGCCCCGCCTACCTGGCCGCCACCGCCACCCGGCTGCCGATTCCCGGCGAACCGCGCTTCGCCACGTACGAGGAGACCCGCCGCCACCGCAAGCAGCGGCTGGCCGCCGCCGTCAGGCTGTTCGGGAAGTACGGCTTCGCGGAAGGGATATCCGGCCACATCTCCGTACGCGACCCCGAACACCGAGACCGCTTCTGGGTCAATCCCTTCGGCGTCTCCTTCCGGCAGGTCCGCGTCGCCGACCTGATCTGCGTCGACGCCGCCGGTGACGTGGTGGCCGGCCACCACCCGGTCAACCCCAGCGCGTTCGTCATCCACTCACAGATCCACGAGCTGCACCCCGACGCCACCGCGGTCGCCCACGGCCACACCCCGCACTCCCGGGCGCTGGGCGCACTGGGCACGCTGCTCGAACCGATCGACCAGGAATCGGCGGCGTTCTACGGCCGCCAGGTGCTCTACAACCGCTACGACGGGCCTTGCGTGACACCGGCCCAGGGCCGTGACATCGCCGAGCGGCTCGGCGGCAACCGTGCCGTCCTGCTGCGCCACCACGGACTGATCACGGTGGGCGGTTCCCTGGACGAGGCCGTGCACTGGTTCCTGAGCTACGACAGCTGCGCCCAGGTGCAGCTCCTCGCCCGGGCCGCGGGCACCCCCCGCACCCTCACCCCCGAACAGGCCCTGGCCGCCCGTGAAGGCTTCGGGGACCAGGAGCTGGGCCGGTTCAGCTTCCAGCTGCTGTGGGACGAGATCGTCGCCGAGCAGCCCGACCTGCTCCAGGAGGAGCCGGGAGGCGCCGGCGCGCACGGCGGGGGCGCCGGATGATCCGCACCGCCGCGGTGGTGGGCACGGGAGTGATCGGCACCTCCATCGCGCTGGCTCTCACCCGGCACGGGGTGAGCGTGTATCTGAGCGACACCGACCGGTGCGCGGCACGCACCGCCGCGGCACTGGGCGCGGGGCTCGTCGGCACACCGCCCGCCCCGGCCGACATCGCGGTGCTGGCCGTTGCGCCGGGACGCCTGCGCCCCGTCCTCGCCGAGCAGTGCGCCCGCGGGCTCGCCCGCGGTTACACCGACGTCGCGAGCGTCAAGGCCGGGCCGGGACGAGAGGTGGCCGCCAGCGGCGTGGACCCGGCGGTGTTCATCGGCGGCCACCCCCTGGCCGAACGGGAACACTCCGGCCCGCTGGCCGCCCGCGCCGAGCTGTTCCAGGAGCGGCCCTGGGTGCTCAGCCCGTCCGCGCACACGGGCAGGGACACCCTCAACACGGCGCTGGAACTGGTGGCCCTGTGCGGCGCCACCCCCGTCCTCATGGACAGCGAGGCCCACGACCGGGCGGTCGCCGTCGTCTCCCACGCCCCGCACGTCGTCGCCGCGCTCGTCGCGGCCCGCCTGGAGCACCTGTCCGCCGACGCGGTGCGGCTGGCCGGCCGGAGCGTGCGCGAAGCCACCCGGACCGCCGACGGCGACACGCAGCTGTGGGGCGACATCCTGGAGAACAACGCTCCGGCGGTCGCGGACGTCCTGGACGAACTCGCCGAGGATCTCGCGGTCACCGTGGCGGCGCTGCGCGGCCTGGCCGCCGTCGACGCCGACGAACGCGCCCAGGGCACGACCCTGCTGGCCGACCTGCTCACCCGCGGGCTCGCCGGCCGCGACGCCATCGCGGGCACGCACGGCCCGCCCGAACGCGCCCGTGTCCCGGTCCGCGTCCTCATCGCGGACCGGCCGGGCGAGCTGGCCCGGCTGCTGGGCACCGCCTGCGAGTTCGGCATCACCGCCGAGGACCTGTCCGTCGACCACCCGCCGGGCAGGCCGGGCGGCCTGGTGGAACTGATGGTCGCGCCCGCCGCAGCGCAGGACATGGCGGGCCGGCTGGAGG
Proteins encoded:
- a CDS encoding LysR family transcriptional regulator; amino-acid sequence: MQLQQLRAFREVATELSITRAARNLHYAQSTVTTQIKNLEEAVGAELFDRSRRQLSLTDAGLRLLPHAERIIDIAAAARREIAMVTRHGHGPRRTAGPPALL
- a CDS encoding FAD/NAD(P)-binding protein; the protein is MPSGISIGVVGGGAAAVCLIDNLARSEGDPGSLTVFEPSPHLWRGRAYQIDTEILRVNATPDDMSVRAGDPGHFERWLQAHDRVTGVVRGTDRLSGARFAPRAVYGDYLEETAYAALGRLRGRGWRVDIVGEAVKAAGRRPGQVLLGTGPGRTRAFDYAVLCVGGDSPKDVYGLTGTPGFIAEPYPLSGTLAELGENDHVAVIGSGLTAVDIVLSLAARGHRGPISLMSRRGVLPGVRQRPTPLELRHLTPVRVRTAARERSRLTIEDVAAVLRAEFRDAGADLDGVIEEIIRVDLEDPVDRLRRQLDEVDSPQVGMRILQRAVPETGPDVWPLLREEDKVRVLRAHYRTLMSLCCPMPPSSATVLLGLVEAGRLEMFSGLLDITAADGSGFDVLAADGTAFRADKVISAVNASEGRIPCGALPLVTSLVKARAVSRHPHGGLQLARATSRLTSNGRPDPRLYGLGNIAAGALFFTFGIPSLVDRSQDIVTAILQHSATVDAARSEAEPVAA
- a CDS encoding prephenate dehydrogenase, translated to MRTAAVVGTGVIGTSIALALTRHGVSVYLSDTDRCAARTAAALGAGLVGTPPAPADIAVLAVAPGRLRPVLAEQCARGLARGYTDVASVKAGPGREVAASGVDPAVFIGGHPLAEREHSGPLAARAELFQERPWVLSPSAHTGRDTLNTALELVALCGATPVLMDSEAHDRAVAVVSHAPHVVAALVAARLEHLSADAVRLAGRSVREATRTADGDTQLWGDILENNAPAVADVLDELAEDLAVTVAALRGLAAVDADERAQGTTLLADLLTRGLAGRDAIAGTHGPPERARVPVRVLIADRPGELARLLGTACEFGITAEDLSVDHPPGRPGGLVELMVAPAAAQDMAGRLEDRGWRVQRAADPAGVRAQSPPRTARRGPVGARTVA
- a CDS encoding class I adenylate-forming enzyme family protein gives rise to the protein MIKLDDIRRHAAVRPDADAVVDGATRLSWARFADAVDRFAAGLVTALPDVRPVRAAFLAGPRWELTVAMAACATLGIPCTGLDPQQEPDRLLAELELLGPCAVFVAPEYQPQLERCAWPGADRALRVVLDGESGLLADHAAQAPRTRSAFPVLLGSEPLQQLPAPLHREWLTVVPGGPRPRVAVRAAAAEARALIDLVEEFGFDAHDIHLVAAPPWQPLALQLTRTLLAVGATVVLGAMRDPAALAAQLTCEGVTTAVLDPGVLLALLAHPASDAPAHPPRLRCVVTPGTHLGRWTLDAAWERLGPVLHLVHSTPESGLVTILTPEESQVTRARSGRAGLGTTVVVLDDTGTVLPAGRPGRIAVHGHQVMDGYLDGEDAFVTLDTGGGQQRFLVTDDLGLLDEQGRLVLTGRGSGVTAVARDGAMDAALFRLESDLLNLPCLRDTAVVRVDLPALGGEALVVPFIAVAVGREVTGHTALRTACARRVPSIPAHVIAVDAIPYSPTGRIRTAELLEAVVPIITLNLQLEQTVHQEISA
- a CDS encoding AMP-binding enzyme gives rise to the protein MTATPHLPDLFEDAQEMDPERGFFALEGELLELSCVRECAVVLTDLPELGSAVVAAFVPPTPRQEISGRRAVLAACQRNLPELYAHAVAVDEVPRTAQGAVRGSELLDRVLPQIARDLMSPAAMSD
- a CDS encoding class II aldolase/adducin family protein, producing MSPTATDPRPAYLAATATRLPIPGEPRFATYEETRRHRKQRLAAAVRLFGKYGFAEGISGHISVRDPEHRDRFWVNPFGVSFRQVRVADLICVDAAGDVVAGHHPVNPSAFVIHSQIHELHPDATAVAHGHTPHSRALGALGTLLEPIDQESAAFYGRQVLYNRYDGPCVTPAQGRDIAERLGGNRAVLLRHHGLITVGGSLDEAVHWFLSYDSCAQVQLLARAAGTPRTLTPEQALAAREGFGDQELGRFSFQLLWDEIVAEQPDLLQEEPGGAGAHGGGAG